GTAATCTCAGCAAAGATGCGATCGCATCTCACCACAACCCCTAACTCCTCTTTTATCTCTCGAATAATACAATCTTCTGGCGTTTCTCCCCTTTCTATTTTTCCCCCCGGAAACTCCCATAAATTCGCCATAACCCCCGTAGGTAAACGACGATCAATTAGAATTTCCTTTTTATCATTAATAATAATGGCAACACCTATATGTTTATGAGATTTATTCATTTTTAAACCATAAATTTTGTCAGAAAAAGAGCAACGGGCAAAGAGAGTAAAGGGCAATGGTGAATAGTTGAGAATTAAGAATTAAGAATTAAAAACCCCGAACCCCTGTACGGGCGAATGGCCATTCGCCCCTAACTAACTCCTAACTTGTCTTCCTTGACACCTCATCCCCCCAACACCCCAATTTCCTAATCTCCTAATTACTTATAAATCAGCAAAACCTCTTTTCTTCTTAGTTTTTTTCGCTTTTTTCTTCGGTTGATTACGATAACCCGGGCGAGGCATTCCCCCCCCCAATAAGCCACCTAAACCGCCCATGCCCGGCATACCTCCCATACCGGGCAAACCACCGCCCATACTCATTTGTTGCATCATCGATCGCATCCTTGTAAAATCACTAACAAGACGAGAAACATCCTTTTCTTGATGGCCTGAACCCTTTGCCACCCGGCGACGACGACTAGGAGACTGAGCCAACAATTGAGGATTAGCCCTTTCCTCCTTCGTCATGGAATTAATCATTGTTTCCGTACGCTTTAATTGTACTTCTCCTTGCTCTAATGCTCCCGCTCCCAACTTATTCATCCCCGGAATCAACTTCATTACCCCGGCAAAAGACCCCATATTCTTCAAAAGACGCATCTGTTTGAGGAAGTCATTAAAATCAAATTTTGCCTCCATCATCTTCTTCTGCATCTTCTCCACATCGGCAATATCCAACTCCTCTTGAGCTTTTTCCACCAATGT
This is a stretch of genomic DNA from Cyanobacterium aponinum PCC 10605. It encodes these proteins:
- the mutT gene encoding 8-oxo-dGTP diphosphatase MutT, whose amino-acid sequence is MNKSHKHIGVAIIINDKKEILIDRRLPTGVMANLWEFPGGKIERGETPEDCIIREIKEELGVVVRCDRIFAEITHDYEQFTVTLYVYLCHICQGKPQPLECAEILWVKPHELSQFEFPSANQEIISKLQKEFS